The Vallitalea longa genome includes a region encoding these proteins:
- a CDS encoding type II secretion system F family protein: MKNHISKELINYNVYHMEIKEKIKYSVMAIAVVYLLCILFYDNLIIAIILSSIGLLYPKYKKNDLIKKRKKELRLQFKEAIYALSSSLGAGQSIESAFKSVLNDLRILYPDPDTYIILEFEYIVRKIEMNETIEDAIDEFAYRASIDDITNFANVFVTAKRTGGNIISIIRYTSNVISEKIEIQNEIEVLVSSKQFEQKILSLLVPAMIVYLQIASPGYLDVMYTTIGGRILMTVCLMLFVVSYKIGKKITDIEV; this comes from the coding sequence ATGAAAAATCATATTAGTAAAGAGCTTATAAATTATAATGTATATCATATGGAAATAAAAGAGAAAATCAAATATTCGGTTATGGCTATTGCAGTCGTATATTTACTTTGTATTTTATTTTATGACAATCTTATTATAGCAATAATATTATCTAGTATAGGTTTATTATATCCTAAATATAAAAAAAACGATTTGATAAAAAAAAGAAAGAAGGAATTAAGACTTCAGTTTAAAGAAGCCATATATGCATTATCTTCTTCATTGGGAGCAGGACAATCTATTGAAAGTGCTTTTAAATCTGTTCTTAATGATCTGAGAATTTTATATCCTGACCCTGATACATATATTATTTTGGAATTCGAGTACATTGTTAGAAAGATAGAGATGAATGAGACAATAGAGGATGCAATTGATGAGTTCGCATATAGAGCTTCTATAGACGATATCACCAATTTTGCTAATGTATTTGTTACTGCAAAAAGAACGGGAGGTAACATAATTAGTATCATTAGATATACATCTAATGTAATAAGTGAAAAGATTGAAATACAAAATGAAATAGAGGTACTGGTATCAAGTAAGCAGTTCGAGCAGAAAATATTAAGTCTATTAGTTCCTGCAATGATAGTTTATTTACAAATAGCATCGCCAGGGTATCTGGATGTTATGTATACGACGATAGGAGGAAGAATATTAATGACAGTATGTCTAATGCTTTTTGTGGTAAGTTATAAAATAGGCAAAAAAATTACTGATATCGAGGTGTAG
- a CDS encoding HD-GYP domain-containing protein: MKDKKGMLIYIILMSILAIIVLYFLYDNYEIEAVEDIIFWGLLATVTETLLVSFPSGVAVSVGLAVTVTTMIICGPLVSAISTGIGFIFRMPIIEGERRHIFNTKISRTIFNVSQVIVVIGIAGEILYGVLGYSKGTLTTLSDLIPAVLIIILTCEIMNSLLVAIMIYFIHGRNIIETFKNNIKGIVPNLLGISALGIIMALADIKYGKGVIVLFFAPLLVARYSFKLYFDSQTMAMETIHALNDALEVKDAYTGGHANRVQDYAVKLAKASGMKRKDVEMIRTAALLHDIGKIGIPDTILNKKGKLTKEEYDIIKEHPVMGARILNNVDSLKDISDIIRHHHEKYDGTGYPDSLKGVDIPIESAILAIADSFDAMTTDRPYKNAMPSFEALEELKINKGTQFNPGLVDKFIKVMYE, from the coding sequence ATGAAAGATAAAAAAGGTATGCTAATATATATTATATTAATGAGCATATTAGCAATTATTGTTTTATATTTCCTTTATGATAATTATGAGATTGAAGCAGTTGAAGATATAATATTCTGGGGACTTCTTGCAACTGTAACAGAAACGTTGCTAGTATCTTTTCCTTCTGGGGTAGCTGTCTCTGTTGGACTTGCAGTAACTGTTACAACTATGATTATATGTGGACCATTAGTAAGTGCTATCTCTACAGGTATAGGATTTATATTTAGAATGCCTATAATAGAAGGGGAAAGAAGACATATATTCAATACTAAGATTTCAAGAACAATATTTAATGTATCACAAGTTATTGTTGTTATTGGTATTGCCGGGGAAATACTCTATGGTGTACTGGGTTATTCAAAAGGTACGCTAACAACTCTGTCGGATCTTATTCCAGCGGTACTAATAATAATTTTAACTTGTGAAATTATGAATTCACTTTTAGTAGCAATAATGATTTATTTTATTCATGGTAGAAATATCATCGAAACCTTCAAAAACAATATAAAAGGTATTGTTCCAAATCTATTAGGTATTAGCGCTCTAGGAATAATAATGGCTCTTGCAGATATTAAATATGGTAAAGGTGTAATTGTATTGTTCTTTGCTCCTCTTCTAGTTGCTCGATATTCTTTCAAACTTTACTTTGATTCCCAAACAATGGCTATGGAAACGATACATGCACTTAATGATGCATTAGAAGTAAAAGATGCATATACAGGAGGACATGCCAATCGAGTTCAAGATTATGCAGTAAAACTTGCAAAAGCAAGTGGAATGAAAAGAAAAGACGTAGAGATGATAAGGACAGCTGCACTATTACATGATATAGGGAAAATCGGAATACCTGATACCATACTTAATAAAAAAGGTAAATTGACTAAAGAAGAATATGATATCATAAAAGAACACCCTGTTATGGGAGCAAGAATACTTAACAATGTTGATTCACTAAAAGATATATCAGATATCATTAGGCATCACCATGAAAAATATGATGGAACGGGATATCCCGATTCATTAAAAGGTGTTGATATTCCTATAGAATCAGCTATTCTAGCAATAGCAGATAGCTTTGATGCAATGACAACAGATAGACCATACAAGAATGCTATGCCTTCATTTGAAGCCCTGGAGGAATTAAAGATTAATAAAGGTACTCAATTCAATCCAGGGTTGGTAGATAAATTTATAAAAGTAATGTACGAATAA
- a CDS encoding Flp1 family type IVb pilin, whose translation MLELLKDFWKEEDGMGVVEIALIIIVLVGLALLFKEQITKLVKGILGQITDDAEEVYK comes from the coding sequence ATGTTAGAACTTTTAAAAGATTTTTGGAAAGAAGAAGATGGTATGGGGGTAGTAGAAATAGCTCTGATTATCATTGTATTAGTAGGATTAGCATTATTGTTCAAAGAACAAATAACTAAGTTAGTTAAAGGTATTCTTGGTCAAATTACTGATGATGCAGAGGAAGTTTACAAATAA
- a CDS encoding DUF6382 domain-containing protein — translation MNHNITYQRDAINSYLVMKKEDATNIENYEVEMLERNSLDSFLDISIRTFNAEKELYYNITSKQQLDEILERKKLNSNELVQFFNTLVNIVKNCEKYFLDSNKILLQPNMIYIDLNGFKPSFVYVPFDNNDKIIIDDIINLTNFLFDKIDQEDVNAVMIMHKIMTSCKQPDFNINKIQSIVNEKKTKTVIKTKSHNIDNKIIHKDNNENNKEDNEIISKLIEQNKKREKANKVNNNIVKEDNEVINKKADSNINKKLSSISKYINKSNRVKKQKENIKEKNKKSMELNKVSNYLSYIVLATIQIITIVLFLIIMKSNILYSDVTGKIKIESLLASICMLIAIDLYSSKKAFDYMKAQDNNSKESKDKNVKKKTEDVKQFDNPFKDSHKNRCHLFNEPLVVSDKEVFTKDKTVIETDTMELEDASAHEDDNSDEDETICLKDFIHTDLEIEPYLINEDTQDKIIIDNNPFLIGKLESHVDYIISNSSVSRIHCKIIKDQNDYYIIDLNSKNGTFLNQERLGGNKKYKLDNGMTITISNCEYIFRKDM, via the coding sequence ATGAATCATAATATTACATACCAAAGAGATGCTATCAATAGTTATTTAGTTATGAAAAAAGAGGATGCTACTAATATTGAAAATTATGAAGTTGAAATGTTAGAAAGGAATTCCCTTGATTCTTTTCTTGATATCAGTATAAGGACATTCAATGCAGAAAAAGAGTTATATTACAATATTACATCTAAACAGCAGCTAGATGAGATATTAGAAAGAAAGAAGCTAAACAGTAATGAGTTAGTTCAATTTTTCAATACTTTAGTTAATATTGTTAAGAACTGTGAAAAGTATTTTCTAGACAGTAACAAAATATTATTACAACCTAATATGATATATATTGATTTAAACGGTTTTAAACCAAGTTTTGTTTATGTACCTTTTGATAATAATGATAAGATAATAATTGATGATATAATTAATCTTACTAATTTCTTGTTTGATAAGATAGATCAAGAAGATGTAAATGCTGTCATGATAATGCATAAGATTATGACTTCGTGTAAGCAACCTGATTTTAATATTAATAAAATTCAATCTATAGTTAATGAAAAAAAGACAAAAACGGTAATAAAAACAAAATCTCATAATATAGATAATAAGATTATACATAAAGATAATAATGAAAACAACAAGGAAGACAATGAAATTATTTCTAAGTTGATTGAACAGAATAAAAAAAGGGAAAAAGCAAATAAAGTTAATAATAATATTGTTAAAGAAGATAATGAAGTTATAAACAAAAAAGCAGATTCCAATATCAATAAAAAGCTATCAAGCATAAGTAAATATATTAATAAAAGCAATAGGGTAAAGAAACAAAAAGAGAATATAAAAGAAAAAAACAAAAAGTCTATGGAGCTTAATAAAGTAAGTAATTATTTATCATATATAGTATTAGCGACTATACAGATTATTACCATAGTTTTATTTTTAATAATAATGAAATCAAATATTTTATATTCAGATGTAACTGGTAAGATAAAAATAGAATCTTTATTAGCAAGTATTTGTATGTTGATAGCTATTGATTTATATAGTTCTAAGAAAGCATTTGATTATATGAAGGCTCAAGACAATAATAGTAAAGAATCTAAAGATAAAAATGTAAAGAAGAAAACAGAGGATGTTAAGCAATTTGATAATCCTTTCAAAGATAGTCACAAAAACAGATGCCATTTATTTAATGAGCCTTTAGTTGTAAGTGACAAAGAGGTTTTCACGAAAGATAAGACTGTTATAGAAACGGATACGATGGAATTAGAAGATGCATCTGCACATGAAGATGATAATTCAGATGAAGATGAAACTATTTGTCTAAAAGATTTTATTCACACTGATTTGGAGATTGAGCCTTATCTAATTAATGAGGATACCCAGGATAAAATAATTATAGATAATAATCCATTTCTGATAGGAAAATTAGAAAGCCATGTTGATTATATAATTTCAAATAGTTCGGTCAGTCGTATCCATTGTAAAATCATTAAAGATCAAAATGATTATTATATAATTGACCTAAACTCAAAAAATGGTACATTCTTAAATCAAGAGAGATTGGGCGGTAATAAAAAGTATAAGCTGGATAATGGTATGACCATTACTATATCTAACTGTGAGTATATTTTTAGAAAAGATATGTAA
- a CDS encoding type II secretion system F family protein — MILTIISFIGLIALFVVFFLTKSMYKEQMKYVDKKEYKLKELMPTSLYVLDKIIDKRLKPNNKVTENILLIYGKREYEFRLRMHQAEKISLGIMGFMGVLFITLILSLQSGDNISIKDNTIKRPSLGEGNVSYDLQAEIEIDGEKSLRDINVLIPEVNPAKDKAKEILKKVADELPNYILGNNDNLKVVDKKLELITEFADSNIRIVWNIDSPYLEDDGELNYDNISKTGNEAEIIATLTYAGESIDKIIGIKVYPKTLTREEKLELVKMAIEDQLSTENLLDELNDVVVLPTKIDGQDGKINWILKSSGNNTLIFLILGLIVVILLMLLKDYEVTKKMDERSSEIRMSFPEFIIKLTLLLNAGMTLSRAWKRISKDYYDEVTKDRTKKNYLYEEMLETLQDLTNGVSEVKAYEQFGKRCKIPEMMRFTTVIIQNIKKGNDTLVVALQNQANEAWDVRKNVAKKSGEKASSKLLIPMGIMFVIIIIIVMMPAFMSLGV; from the coding sequence ATGATACTTACAATTATAAGTTTTATAGGGCTCATTGCTTTATTTGTGGTTTTTTTTCTGACAAAAAGTATGTACAAGGAACAAATGAAATATGTAGATAAGAAAGAATACAAATTAAAGGAACTCATGCCAACATCTCTTTATGTATTAGATAAGATTATTGATAAAAGATTGAAACCAAATAATAAGGTAACGGAAAATATATTACTTATATATGGAAAAAGAGAGTATGAATTTCGCCTTAGAATGCATCAAGCTGAAAAAATTTCCTTGGGGATAATGGGGTTCATGGGAGTATTGTTCATAACGCTAATTTTAAGTTTACAGAGTGGAGATAATATTAGTATTAAAGATAATACCATTAAGAGACCTTCATTAGGAGAAGGAAATGTATCATATGATTTACAAGCAGAAATTGAAATTGATGGAGAAAAAAGTCTTAGAGATATTAATGTATTGATTCCAGAAGTAAATCCAGCTAAAGATAAAGCTAAAGAAATTCTAAAAAAAGTAGCTGATGAGTTACCTAATTATATATTAGGGAATAATGATAATCTAAAAGTAGTGGATAAAAAGCTAGAGCTAATAACTGAGTTCGCTGATTCGAATATTAGGATTGTCTGGAATATTGATAGTCCTTATTTGGAAGATGATGGTGAGTTAAATTACGATAATATTTCCAAAACAGGTAATGAAGCGGAGATTATTGCAACACTTACTTATGCAGGAGAAAGTATTGATAAGATTATTGGTATAAAAGTGTATCCGAAAACACTTACAAGAGAAGAGAAATTGGAATTAGTTAAAATGGCAATAGAAGATCAATTATCAACAGAAAATCTTTTAGATGAGTTAAACGATGTTGTTGTTCTTCCTACTAAGATAGATGGTCAAGATGGGAAAATTAATTGGATATTGAAGTCTAGTGGTAATAATACCCTTATATTTTTAATTCTGGGATTAATAGTTGTCATTTTACTTATGTTATTAAAAGATTATGAAGTCACAAAAAAAATGGATGAAAGAAGTTCAGAGATAAGGATGAGTTTTCCAGAATTTATTATTAAATTAACTTTATTATTGAATGCTGGAATGACATTAAGTCGTGCATGGAAAAGAATATCAAAAGATTATTATGATGAAGTTACTAAAGATCGTACTAAGAAAAATTATTTATATGAAGAAATGCTAGAAACACTTCAAGACCTCACTAATGGAGTATCAGAAGTGAAAGCATATGAACAGTTCGGTAAAAGATGTAAGATACCTGAAATGATGAGATTTACTACGGTGATTATTCAGAACATCAAAAAGGGTAATGATACATTAGTGGTAGCACTACAAAATCAAGCAAATGAAGCATGGGATGTAAGAAAAAATGTAGCCAAAAAATCTGGAGAAAAAGCAAGCTCTAAGTTACTTATACCAATGGGAATTATGTTTGTTATCATCATAATTATTGTTATGATGCCTGCGTTCATGTCTCTTGGTGTGTAA
- a CDS encoding A24 family peptidase: MILIIKYVLVLILLVVVLYTDTKSYVIKNSIILFFAIAGFTLNCIQLGFTGVINWTTGITVPIIVLFILFALRMLGAGDIKLIAVIGGLLGLDFLIRASLYMLIIAGGIALIKMIINRNLIIRFKHFFNYLHNNIINRQIGIYDELNKTDRSHVMRLSYAIGAGTIYQIFIDLKVFG, encoded by the coding sequence ATGATTCTTATAATTAAGTATGTTCTCGTATTGATATTACTTGTAGTTGTATTATATACGGATACCAAAAGTTATGTAATAAAAAATTCAATCATACTATTTTTTGCGATTGCTGGATTTACTCTAAATTGTATTCAGTTAGGTTTTACAGGCGTTATTAATTGGACTACAGGTATAACAGTACCAATAATAGTTTTATTTATTTTATTTGCACTTAGGATGTTAGGTGCTGGTGATATTAAGTTGATTGCTGTTATAGGTGGTTTATTAGGCTTGGATTTTTTGATTAGAGCATCTTTATATATGCTTATAATAGCTGGTGGTATAGCTCTTATTAAGATGATTATCAATAGAAATCTGATTATCAGATTCAAACATTTTTTCAATTATCTACATAATAATATCATCAATAGACAGATAGGAATATATGATGAACTTAATAAAACGGATAGAAGTCATGTCATGAGATTATCCTATGCTATAGGAGCAGGAACAATATATCAAATATTTATTGATTTAAAGGTTTTTGGATAA
- a CDS encoding AAA family ATPase codes for MGMVKLKIIIADNDKGYLNAVSKYLASWDETDFNVISFNDKDLLEDYLKINKVDILLISPSLMNEDINLKNVQVTIMNTPDRIPENMLKYPFIDKYQSGDSIARELLSIFSKNSKDEIIIKKNSVSCEVIGVYSPVGGIGKTTVSLGIAKSYATSRISTLFISLEEMASYKGILDCNNNNNFSDLLYYIKQKNKNLMMKIEGLKNVDVDTGLNYFSPLACYRDIYEISEDELVRLIEFIKCNSNYERVILDFDSNLSDKNIELMKTCDKVLLLTNIDRISITKLQGLYDNLKKLGIEDLNSNVKMIFNNNIMQKQILQGVTIINKKIDLYVPYDNKLYIYEDNKNHMNLEGCFGRTLKGYVNKEIKGEVI; via the coding sequence ATGGGTATGGTTAAATTAAAGATAATTATAGCAGATAATGATAAAGGTTATTTAAATGCAGTATCAAAATATTTAGCGTCATGGGACGAAACAGATTTTAATGTTATCTCTTTTAATGACAAAGATTTATTAGAGGATTACTTGAAAATCAATAAAGTAGATATATTATTGATTTCTCCTAGTTTAATGAATGAAGATATTAACCTAAAAAATGTACAAGTCACAATAATGAATACACCGGACAGAATACCTGAAAATATGCTTAAATATCCTTTTATAGATAAATATCAATCTGGAGATTCTATAGCTAGAGAATTATTGAGTATTTTTTCTAAGAACAGCAAGGATGAAATAATAATTAAAAAAAATAGTGTTAGCTGTGAAGTAATAGGTGTTTATTCACCCGTAGGTGGTATTGGTAAAACGACAGTATCATTAGGCATAGCTAAATCTTATGCTACTAGCCGCATTAGCACTTTATTTATAAGTTTAGAAGAAATGGCTTCTTATAAAGGGATACTTGATTGTAATAACAATAATAATTTTTCTGATTTATTATATTACATAAAGCAAAAAAACAAGAATCTGATGATGAAGATAGAAGGACTTAAGAATGTTGACGTAGATACAGGATTGAATTATTTTTCTCCACTTGCATGTTATAGGGATATCTATGAAATTTCAGAAGATGAGTTGGTTAGATTAATAGAATTCATAAAATGTAATTCTAATTATGAGAGAGTAATACTAGATTTTGATTCAAACCTAAGTGATAAAAATATAGAACTCATGAAAACATGCGATAAAGTATTATTATTGACTAATATAGATAGAATAAGTATAACGAAATTACAGGGTTTGTATGATAATCTTAAAAAACTAGGTATTGAAGATCTAAATAGTAATGTAAAAATGATTTTTAACAATAATATTATGCAGAAACAAATTTTACAAGGAGTAACGATAATCAATAAGAAAATTGATTTGTATGTTCCGTATGATAATAAATTATATATATACGAAGATAATAAAAATCATATGAATTTAGAAGGATGTTTTGGAAGAACTTTAAAAGGATATGTGAATAAAGAAATAAAAGGTGAGGTCATTTAG
- a CDS encoding CpaF family protein, with protein MVEDINNLKNIVRDRIDLTRDPTDEYIKDIIDKVIKEYSNKKYISVTKRYELGDKLFNSIRRLDVLQPLLEDKTITEIMINGKDNIFIEQNGRIVKIDSSFESITKLEDVIQQVVAKVNRIVNEASPIVDARLEDGSRINIVLPPIALNGPIVTIRKFPDKPITIEQLVKWNSLTDEIAEILEKMVRAKYNIFICGGTGSGKTTFLNVLSNFIPRDERIITIEDSAELQIRSVDNLVSLETRNENVEGKGQISIRDLIKSSLRMRPDRIVVGEVRGAEALDMLQAMNTGHDGSLSTGHANSTKDMLSRLETMILTGANMPLEAIRQQIASAVDIMVHLGRLRDKSRRVLEIVEIDKYEKGNIILNPLYEFQESDNTDHDKVQGELIQTGNKLIHRNKFNMAGIDIGEEI; from the coding sequence TTGGTTGAAGATATAAATAATTTAAAGAATATAGTACGTGATAGAATAGATTTGACTAGAGATCCTACAGACGAATATATTAAAGATATAATTGATAAAGTGATTAAAGAATATTCTAATAAAAAATATATCAGTGTTACAAAAAGGTATGAATTAGGAGATAAACTATTTAATTCCATAAGAAGACTAGATGTTCTACAACCTCTTCTGGAGGATAAAACAATCACGGAAATCATGATAAATGGTAAGGATAATATATTTATTGAACAAAATGGTAGAATAGTGAAAATTGATAGTTCTTTTGAAAGTATAACAAAATTGGAAGATGTCATCCAGCAAGTTGTCGCTAAAGTCAATAGAATTGTTAATGAAGCTTCTCCTATTGTTGATGCAAGACTTGAAGATGGTTCAAGAATTAATATCGTATTACCTCCTATTGCATTGAATGGTCCCATAGTTACGATTAGAAAGTTCCCGGATAAACCAATTACTATAGAGCAATTAGTTAAATGGAATAGTTTAACAGATGAAATTGCAGAGATATTAGAAAAGATGGTTAGAGCCAAATATAATATTTTTATTTGCGGAGGAACAGGATCGGGAAAAACTACTTTCTTAAATGTTCTATCAAATTTTATTCCTAGAGATGAAAGAATTATTACTATTGAAGATTCTGCAGAGCTACAAATCAGATCTGTAGATAATTTGGTTAGCCTTGAAACAAGAAATGAGAATGTTGAGGGGAAAGGTCAAATTAGTATAAGAGACCTAATTAAATCTTCGTTAAGAATGCGTCCTGATAGGATAGTTGTAGGAGAGGTTAGAGGAGCAGAAGCATTGGATATGCTTCAAGCCATGAATACTGGACATGATGGTTCATTATCTACAGGGCATGCCAATTCTACCAAAGATATGTTGAGTAGACTTGAGACAATGATTTTAACTGGGGCTAATATGCCTCTTGAAGCCATAAGGCAACAGATTGCGTCTGCTGTTGATATAATGGTCCATTTAGGAAGACTTAGAGATAAATCTAGAAGAGTGCTTGAGATTGTTGAGATTGATAAATATGAAAAGGGAAATATAATACTTAACCCATTATATGAATTTCAAGAATCTGATAATACGGATCATGATAAAGTACAGGGTGAACTTATTCAAACTGGTAATAAGTTGATTCATAGAAATAAATTTAATATGGCAGGAATTGATATTGGAGAAGAAATATGA